A single genomic interval of Astyanax mexicanus isolate ESR-SI-001 chromosome 4, AstMex3_surface, whole genome shotgun sequence harbors:
- the LOC125801300 gene encoding zinc finger protein 271-like, with translation MKPSPDMEKHQHSVKSFTKQSDLKNHQRIHTGEKPYHCSDCGKSFNLQSTLKNHQRIHTGEKPYHCSDCGKSFNLQSTLKIHQRIHTGEKPYYCTDCEKSFNRKSTLKNHQRIHTGEKPYYCSDCGKSFTNQSKLKNHQRIHTGEKPYHCSDCGLSFTQQSTLKNHQRIHTGEKPYSCSDCGSSFTKQCTLKKHQRIHTGEKPYSCSDCRRSFSEQGHLKKHQRIHTGEKPYYCSYCGRSFTQQSNFKIHQRIHTGEKPYHCSDCGKSFTNHRNLKLHQHIHTGEKPYYCSYCGRSFTQQSNFKKHQRIHTGEKPYHCSDCGKSFTQQGPLKKHQRIHTGEKTIANLSHSNKKRKS, from the coding sequence atgaagccaagtcccgacatggagaaacatcagcactctgtcaagagttttactaaacagagtgatctcaaaaatcaccagcgcattcacacaggagagaaaccgtatcactgctcagactgtgggaagagttttaatctacagagtactctcaaaaatcaccagcgcattcacacaggagagaaaccgtatcactgctcagactgtgggaagagttttaatctacagagtactctgaaaatacaccagcgcattcacacaggagagaaaccgtattactgcacagactgtgagaagagttttaatcgaaagagtactctcaaaaatcaccagcgcattcacacaggagagaaaccatattactgctcggactgtgggaagagttttactaatcagagtaaactcaaaaatcatcagcgcattcacacaggagagaaaccgtatcactgctcagactgtgggttgagttttactcaacagagtactctcaaaaatcaccagcgcattcacacaggagagaaaccatattcctgctcagactgtgggagtagttttactaaacagtgcactctcaaaaaacaccagcgcattcacacaggagagaaaccatattcctgctcagactgtaggaggagtttttctgaacagggtcatctcaaaaaacaccagcgcattcacacaggagagaaaccgtattactgctcatactgtgggaggagttttactcaacagagtaatttcaaaatacatcagcgcattcacacaggagagaaaccgtatcactgctcagactgtgggaaaagttttactaatCATAggaatctcaaactgcaccagcacattcacacaggagagaaaccgtattactgctcatactgtgggaggagttttactcaacagagtaatttcaaaaaacaccagcgcattcacacaggagagaaaccgtatcactgctcagactgtgggaaaagttttactcaacagggtcctctca